A genomic stretch from Zeimonas sediminis includes:
- a CDS encoding TetR family transcriptional regulator yields MARRTKEASDQTRRDIIAAARREFARRGVSRTSLEQIARAAGVTRGAVYWHFADKQALFDAMRDEVRLPIVDFLDIGGAGAPAAQGKDPLDWIAILLEGVMTQLESDPLTRETWDILSFRCEYVEALLEELDAQRRSHAEFRDLLLPAYRRAAEAGLLRPDLEPAVAATETMVFMTGLVRVWLVDDGSTLVRQGWRPLIEGHLRAMRATPPSPEPPFRSAACPSST; encoded by the coding sequence ATGGCCCGACGAACCAAGGAAGCCTCCGACCAGACCCGCCGGGACATCATCGCGGCGGCGCGTCGCGAGTTCGCCCGCCGGGGTGTCTCCCGCACCTCGCTGGAGCAGATCGCCCGCGCGGCCGGCGTGACGCGGGGCGCGGTCTACTGGCATTTCGCAGACAAGCAGGCGCTGTTCGACGCGATGCGCGACGAGGTCAGGCTGCCGATCGTCGACTTCCTCGACATCGGCGGCGCCGGCGCTCCGGCCGCCCAGGGGAAGGATCCGCTCGACTGGATCGCGATCCTGCTCGAGGGGGTGATGACGCAACTCGAGTCCGACCCGCTCACTCGCGAGACCTGGGACATCCTGAGCTTTCGCTGCGAGTACGTCGAGGCGTTGCTGGAGGAACTCGACGCGCAGCGCAGGTCGCACGCCGAGTTCCGCGACCTGCTGCTGCCGGCCTACCGACGCGCGGCCGAGGCCGGCCTGCTGCGACCCGACCTCGAGCCTGCGGTCGCGGCGACCGAGACCATGGTCTTCATGACCGGACTGGTCCGCGTGTGGCTGGTCGACGACGGCAGCACGCTGGTTCGCCAGGGGTGGCGGCCGCTGATCGAAGGCCACCTGCGGGCGATGCGGGCAACGCCGCCCTCGCCCGAGCCGCCGTTCAGAAGTGCGGCTTGTCCTTCATCGACTTGA
- a CDS encoding GNAT family N-acetyltransferase, which produces MFEAADYRTRVVEGLSGVSCADWNALAGAACGGVPQPFLRHEFLAALESTGCVGDEAGWSPRHLLLEDSGGRLLAAVPLYLKSHSYGEYVFDWAWADAYRRHGLRYYPKLLSAVPFTPVAGPRLLAADPASRAGAARALMALARDSGLSSLHVLFPADGDATLLEDEGAMRRRGVQFHWRNRGWASFEDFLADLSQPKRKKIRAERRKVAEAGLRIERLQGEAIRPADWAFFARCYENTYAAHGSTPYLNLAFFERIGEALPRNLVLVVARDGGRPVAASLLVVDDERCYGRYWGALAHVPCLHFELCYYQAIELAIDRRLAVIEGGAQGEHKMARGFEPVETCSAHWLAEPAFAEAVDRFLAREGGLVGAYLDELDERSPFRAAGAPA; this is translated from the coding sequence TTGTTCGAAGCGGCCGATTATCGCACGCGAGTGGTCGAGGGGCTCTCCGGGGTGTCCTGCGCCGACTGGAACGCGCTGGCCGGCGCGGCCTGCGGCGGCGTCCCGCAGCCCTTCCTGAGGCACGAGTTCCTGGCGGCGCTCGAATCGACCGGATGCGTCGGCGACGAGGCCGGCTGGTCGCCGCGCCACCTTCTGCTGGAGGACTCCGGCGGCCGGCTTCTCGCCGCGGTGCCGCTGTACCTGAAGTCGCACTCGTACGGCGAGTACGTGTTCGACTGGGCCTGGGCCGACGCCTACCGGCGGCACGGGCTGCGCTACTACCCGAAGCTGCTGTCGGCGGTGCCCTTCACGCCGGTGGCGGGCCCCAGGCTGCTCGCGGCCGATCCGGCCTCGCGCGCGGGGGCCGCCCGGGCGTTGATGGCGCTGGCGCGCGACAGCGGCCTGTCGTCGCTGCACGTGCTGTTCCCCGCCGACGGCGACGCGACGCTGCTCGAGGACGAAGGCGCGATGCGCCGGCGCGGCGTGCAGTTCCACTGGCGCAATCGCGGCTGGGCGTCGTTCGAAGACTTCCTCGCCGACCTGTCGCAGCCCAAGCGAAAGAAGATCCGCGCCGAGCGGCGCAAGGTCGCCGAGGCCGGACTGCGGATCGAGCGGCTGCAGGGCGAGGCGATCCGGCCCGCCGACTGGGCCTTCTTCGCGCGCTGCTACGAGAACACCTACGCGGCGCACGGCTCGACCCCCTACCTGAACCTCGCCTTCTTCGAGCGGATCGGCGAGGCGCTGCCCCGCAACCTGGTGCTGGTCGTGGCCCGCGACGGCGGGCGTCCGGTCGCTGCCAGCCTGCTGGTCGTCGACGACGAGCGCTGCTACGGCCGCTACTGGGGCGCGCTGGCCCACGTGCCCTGCCTGCACTTCGAGCTGTGCTACTACCAGGCGATCGAGCTCGCGATCGATCGGAGGCTGGCGGTCATCGAGGGCGGCGCCCAGGGCGAGCACAAGATGGCGCGCGGCTTCGAGCCGGTCGAGACCTGCTCGGCGCACTGGCTGGCCGAGCCGGCTTTCGCCGAGGCGGTCGACCGGTTCCTGGCGCGCGAAGGCGGCCTGGTCGGCGCCTACCTCGACGAACTCGACGAGCGCTCGCCGTTCCGCGCGGCCGGTGCCCCGGCCTGA
- a CDS encoding efflux RND transporter periplasmic adaptor subunit translates to MPNSRLPRVAASLSVALVLAACGDKAGDGKQGAAPAAPPPVSVTALSVEPKRVPVTIEAVGRTEGSREVEVRARVTGILERQLFREGEPIKAGTPMYRIERAPFEIALQQARAVLAQEQARRDRAAGEAKRLQGLLASRAISQREYDDAAASLRQLDASLQAARAGVRQAELNLSYTTVKAPISGVAGRSQRSEGSLVSGATEAGLLTTLTRTDPLWVRFSLSEGEYARLRAGRGDASPVTLESPATGGANGAAAQAAGAPLPTGRLNFTASTVDPRLGTVQLRAEFPNPSLALLPGQFVRLRVAIGEADSILVPQSAVAQGDRGPFVWVIGADDTVSPRPVQTGEWVGRDWIVREGLKAGERVAIDNLIRLRPGAKVQPKPAQAPAGAAPGSGDKPAAPAAN, encoded by the coding sequence ATGCCGAACTCCCGCCTGCCTCGCGTCGCCGCTTCGCTGTCGGTGGCTCTCGTGCTGGCCGCTTGCGGCGACAAGGCCGGCGACGGCAAGCAGGGCGCCGCGCCCGCCGCGCCCCCGCCGGTGTCGGTCACCGCGCTGAGCGTCGAGCCGAAGCGTGTTCCGGTCACGATCGAGGCAGTGGGGCGCACCGAGGGCTCGCGCGAGGTCGAGGTCAGGGCGCGGGTCACCGGCATCCTCGAGAGACAGCTGTTCCGCGAGGGCGAGCCGATCAAGGCCGGCACGCCGATGTACCGGATCGAGCGAGCCCCCTTCGAGATCGCGCTGCAGCAGGCCCGGGCCGTGCTCGCGCAGGAGCAGGCCCGCCGCGACCGGGCGGCCGGCGAGGCGAAGCGACTGCAGGGCCTGCTCGCGAGTCGCGCGATCAGCCAGCGCGAATACGACGACGCGGCCGCCAGCCTCAGGCAGCTCGACGCCTCGCTGCAGGCCGCGCGTGCCGGGGTCCGGCAGGCTGAACTCAACCTTTCGTACACGACGGTCAAGGCGCCGATCTCCGGGGTTGCCGGCCGCTCGCAGCGCTCCGAGGGGAGCCTGGTGAGCGGGGCGACCGAAGCCGGCCTGCTGACCACGCTGACCCGCACCGACCCGCTGTGGGTGCGCTTCTCGCTTTCCGAGGGCGAGTACGCCCGCCTGCGGGCAGGCCGCGGCGACGCGTCGCCGGTCACGCTGGAATCGCCGGCGACGGGCGGTGCGAACGGTGCCGCCGCGCAGGCGGCCGGCGCGCCGCTGCCGACCGGGCGCCTCAACTTCACCGCGTCGACGGTCGATCCCCGGCTGGGCACCGTGCAGCTGCGCGCGGAGTTCCCGAACCCGTCCCTCGCGCTGCTGCCCGGACAGTTCGTCAGGCTGCGGGTGGCGATCGGCGAGGCCGACTCGATCCTGGTGCCGCAGTCGGCGGTCGCTCAGGGCGACCGCGGCCCCTTCGTCTGGGTGATCGGCGCCGACGACACGGTCTCGCCGCGGCCGGTGCAGACCGGCGAGTGGGTCGGCCGCGACTGGATCGTGCGCGAAGGCCTGAAGGCCGGCGAGCGCGTCGCGATCGACAACCTGATCCGGCTGCGGCCCGGCGCGAAAGTGCAGCCGAAGCCGGCGCAGGCGCCGGCGGGCGCCGCGCCGGGAAGCGGCGACAAGCCGGCCGCGCCGGCTGCCAACTGA
- a CDS encoding aldehyde dehydrogenase family protein yields MLQSPARHLHFIDNRAVPAASGESLPVVDPSDGSTFAAIARGDARDVDAAVRAARRAFDGDAGEPAGGAWGRSNAVERGRLLRRWSDLVLAHQEELAAIESRDTGKPISQARADAAALARYFEFYAGAADKLHGQTIPYQHGYTVLTVREPHGVTGHIVPWNYPMQIFGRTVGAALAAGNACVVKPAEDACLSLLRAAELAAEAGFPAGALNIVTGLGSEAGQALSEHPGIDHISFTGSTGTGRRVAAAAAARHCPVTLELGGKSPQLVFADADLDAALPVLVGAIIQNAGQTCSAGSRVLIEASIYDALMARLAERFAALRAGPGAADLDLGPLVSKRQLGRVREFLDGGRASGLRIAAQGRVVDDAPAEGFYQAPVLFADVPAGDTLFQEEVFGPVLAATPFRDEAHAVALANGTPYGLVAGVWTRDGARQMRLARSLRAGQVFVNNYGAGGGVELPFGGVGHSGYGREKGFEALYGFTALKTIAVRHG; encoded by the coding sequence ATGCTCCAGAGCCCTGCCCGCCACCTGCACTTCATCGACAACCGTGCCGTGCCCGCGGCGAGCGGCGAGAGCCTGCCGGTCGTCGACCCGTCCGACGGGTCGACCTTCGCGGCGATCGCCAGGGGAGACGCGCGCGACGTCGACGCCGCGGTTCGCGCCGCGCGCCGCGCCTTCGACGGCGACGCCGGCGAGCCGGCCGGCGGCGCGTGGGGCCGCAGCAACGCGGTGGAGCGCGGCCGCCTGCTGCGGCGCTGGTCCGACCTGGTCCTGGCCCACCAGGAGGAGCTCGCCGCGATCGAGTCGCGCGACACCGGCAAGCCGATCTCGCAGGCCCGCGCCGATGCCGCCGCGCTGGCCCGCTACTTCGAGTTCTACGCCGGCGCGGCCGACAAGCTGCACGGACAGACCATCCCGTACCAGCACGGCTACACCGTGCTCACGGTTCGCGAGCCCCACGGCGTGACCGGGCACATCGTTCCGTGGAACTATCCGATGCAGATCTTCGGCCGCACGGTCGGCGCCGCGCTGGCCGCCGGCAACGCCTGCGTCGTCAAGCCGGCCGAGGACGCCTGCCTGTCGCTGCTTCGCGCGGCCGAGCTCGCCGCCGAGGCGGGTTTCCCGGCCGGCGCGCTGAACATCGTGACCGGGCTCGGCTCCGAGGCGGGCCAGGCGCTCAGCGAGCACCCAGGCATCGACCACATCTCGTTCACCGGCTCCACCGGCACCGGCCGGCGCGTCGCGGCCGCGGCGGCCGCTCGCCACTGCCCGGTCACGCTGGAGCTCGGCGGCAAGTCCCCGCAGCTGGTGTTCGCCGACGCCGACCTCGACGCCGCGCTGCCGGTGCTGGTGGGCGCGATCATCCAGAACGCGGGCCAGACCTGCTCGGCGGGCAGCCGGGTGCTGATCGAGGCCTCGATCTACGACGCGCTGATGGCACGGCTGGCCGAGCGCTTCGCGGCCTTGCGCGCCGGGCCCGGCGCCGCCGACCTGGACCTCGGCCCGCTGGTGTCGAAGCGACAGCTGGGCCGGGTCCGCGAGTTCCTCGACGGCGGCCGGGCGAGCGGGCTGCGGATCGCCGCACAGGGCCGGGTGGTCGACGATGCGCCGGCCGAAGGCTTCTACCAGGCGCCGGTGCTGTTCGCCGACGTGCCGGCCGGCGACACCCTGTTCCAGGAGGAGGTCTTCGGGCCGGTGCTGGCCGCCACCCCGTTCCGCGACGAGGCCCACGCGGTCGCGCTCGCGAACGGCACGCCCTACGGCCTGGTCGCCGGCGTCTGGACCCGCGACGGCGCGCGCCAGATGCGGCTGGCCCGGTCGCTGCGCGCCGGCCAGGTCTTCGTGAACAACTACGGCGCCGGCGGCGGTGTCGAGCTGCCCTTCGGCGGCGTGGGCCACAGCGGCTACGGGCGCGAGAAAGGCTTCGAGGCGCTGTACGGGTTCACGGCGCTGAAGACGATCGCGGTGCGGCACGGCTGA
- a CDS encoding efflux transporter outer membrane subunit: protein MRRALLAALAAAALSAGCALSGPDYQRPATTLPASFDEAASPAPSIPRDWWTLYRDPGLDALLGDALARNADLRLAIAQVDEAEAVLREAWAVLSPQVTLDGGVSRSQVTTRGATPLPSGFPRIRTDNRIALSTSFELDFWGRLRRGAEAAEAQTFATRYARDVVELALAGAATQAWFALRSVDSQMALTRETLALRDESLELVRARARGGIASDLDLNQAESARAEAAIQLNELQRQRAALERQLGALSGRPELRVEAGDLNRMPVPPAPPAGLPASLLDRRPDLRQAEENLVAANARIGVAKAALRPTISLTGSLGGQSRDLSDLLSSGARIWSLGFGLTLPIFDAGRLEARVDQAEARQRQALAAYQKTAETAYREVADGLENLARARRAESDLEARLRAARNTVRLATLRYEAGYSSFLEVIDAQRVANDAGLAMVRNRQAMLAYSVDLMKALGGGWTDPLQAGAPAARNGERSSSSSR, encoded by the coding sequence ATGAGACGCGCACTCCTCGCGGCGCTCGCCGCGGCCGCGCTGTCCGCGGGCTGCGCGCTGTCCGGACCCGACTACCAGCGCCCGGCGACGACGCTGCCCGCGAGTTTCGACGAGGCCGCCTCGCCCGCGCCTTCGATCCCGCGCGACTGGTGGACGCTGTACCGCGATCCCGGGCTCGACGCGCTGCTGGGCGACGCGCTCGCGCGCAACGCGGACCTGCGGCTCGCGATCGCGCAGGTCGACGAGGCCGAGGCGGTGCTGCGCGAGGCCTGGGCCGTGCTCTCGCCCCAGGTCACGCTCGACGGCGGCGTGTCGCGATCGCAGGTCACGACCCGCGGTGCCACGCCGCTGCCGTCGGGCTTCCCGCGCATTCGAACCGACAACCGGATCGCGCTGTCGACCTCGTTCGAGCTCGACTTCTGGGGCCGCCTGCGCCGTGGCGCCGAAGCGGCCGAGGCCCAGACCTTCGCCACCCGCTACGCCCGCGACGTGGTCGAGCTGGCGCTGGCCGGCGCCGCGACCCAGGCCTGGTTCGCGCTTCGCTCGGTCGACTCGCAGATGGCGCTGACCCGCGAGACGCTGGCCCTGCGCGACGAGTCGCTCGAGCTGGTCAGGGCGCGCGCGCGCGGCGGCATCGCGTCCGACCTCGACCTGAACCAGGCCGAGTCGGCGAGGGCCGAAGCGGCGATCCAGCTCAACGAACTGCAGCGGCAGCGGGCCGCGCTCGAGCGCCAGCTCGGCGCCCTGTCCGGACGCCCCGAGCTGCGCGTCGAGGCCGGCGACCTGAATCGCATGCCGGTCCCCCCGGCGCCGCCCGCGGGGCTGCCCGCTTCGCTGCTCGACCGTCGCCCCGACCTACGCCAGGCCGAGGAGAACCTGGTGGCCGCGAACGCCCGGATCGGCGTGGCGAAGGCCGCGCTGCGCCCGACGATCTCGCTGACCGGCTCGCTGGGAGGCCAGAGCCGGGATCTTTCCGACCTGCTGTCCTCGGGCGCGCGGATCTGGTCGCTGGGCTTCGGCCTCACGTTGCCGATCTTCGATGCGGGCCGCCTCGAGGCCCGGGTCGACCAGGCCGAGGCGCGGCAGCGGCAGGCGCTGGCCGCCTACCAGAAGACCGCGGAGACCGCCTATCGCGAAGTGGCCGACGGCCTCGAGAACCTCGCGCGAGCGCGCCGCGCCGAGTCGGACCTGGAGGCGCGCCTGCGGGCCGCGCGCAACACGGTCAGGCTGGCCACGCTGCGCTACGAGGCCGGCTACTCGAGCTTCCTCGAGGTGATCGACGCCCAGCGGGTCGCCAACGACGCAGGGCTCGCGATGGTCCGGAACCGCCAGGCGATGCTGGCCTACAGCGTCGACCTGATGAAGGCGCTGGGCGGCGGCTGGACCGACCCGCTTCAGGCCGGGGCACCGGCCGCGCGGAACGGCGAGCGCTCGTCGAGTTCGTCGAGGTAG
- a CDS encoding efflux RND transporter permease subunit, translating to MSRFFIDRPIFAAVLSIVITLAGLVASQILPVAQYPQIAPPTVTVNASYPGASAETLARTVAAPIEEQLSGVENLLYFNSSSSSNGQVTITTTFEVGTDIDQATFNVNNRVQLALPRLPDEVRRNGVTVQKRSNDILLVVALTSPDGRFDTLYLSNYSSLNIVDELKRLPGVADVTIFGARDYSMRVWLRPDRMASLGITTSEIAAAIRAQNAQYAAGKIGAEPAVPGQSLVYTVTARGRLVEPEEFGEIVVRAGGPQGILRLKDVARIELGAQSYDAFNTLDGKPTIGTAVFLQSGANALDVADAVRARMNELKGAFPEGLDYVIPFDTTRYVSSSIDEVVKTIVEAAVLVVLVVFLFLQSWRATIIPMVAVPVSLIGTFAGLWVFGFSINTLTLFAMVLAIGIVVDDAIVVLENVERLMREEKLGARDAAIEAMREVSGAVVAIVLVLCAVFVPVAFLGGIAGQLYRQFAVTVAIAVVLSGFVALTLTPVMCALMLKSVHHESRLFRPFNRGFDAVTRLFMAAVRFAAGHKVLSLLAFGGVLALAATLFVRIPGSFVPAEDQGYVIGAIVLPDGATLERTGRSGAQIQKMFEGHPAIQNMFVVNGFDLIGGGNKSNAATIFVPLKDWKERTQSAPQVAGEIFMKGMALTDGMALAFNPPAIRGLGTAGGFEVYVQGRGDADPKRLAEVVQLFMAELRANPQLQGINTFFRPSVPQLQVDVDREKALSLGVSVPEVFEALQATMGTLYVNDFNKFGRTYRVQLQADAPFRMQPDDLGRVWVRSAASGEMIPLDALVAVRGIVGPEQLERFNGYVAAKVLGSGKPGVSSGDAIRAVEEVAARTLPAGYSIAWTGQAFQEKRTGSASVFAFGFAIVMVYLILAALYERWGLPVAVLLAVPFAIAGALGLVFLRGMENDIYFQIGLVVLIGLAAKNAILIVEFAQQAFLAGKTPLESALQAARLRFRPIVMTSLAFVLGVLPLAIASGAGAAARQSMGTGVVGGMLLATFVAPIFVPLFFTVTARRRRGQGSPGGSSAAGVAGPHGDQGEQQ from the coding sequence ATGTCGCGCTTCTTCATCGACCGCCCGATCTTCGCGGCCGTCCTGTCGATCGTCATCACGCTGGCGGGTCTGGTCGCCTCGCAGATCCTGCCGGTCGCCCAGTATCCGCAGATCGCGCCGCCCACCGTGACGGTCAACGCGAGCTATCCCGGCGCCAGCGCCGAGACGCTCGCGCGCACGGTTGCCGCGCCGATCGAGGAGCAGCTCTCGGGCGTCGAGAACCTGCTCTACTTCAACTCCAGCTCGTCGTCGAACGGCCAGGTCACGATCACCACCACCTTCGAGGTCGGGACCGACATCGACCAGGCCACCTTCAACGTCAACAACCGGGTGCAGCTCGCGCTGCCGCGGCTGCCCGACGAGGTACGCCGCAACGGCGTCACGGTCCAGAAGCGCTCGAACGACATCCTGCTGGTCGTCGCGCTCACGTCGCCCGACGGCCGCTTCGACACGCTGTACCTGTCCAACTACTCGTCGCTGAACATCGTCGACGAGCTCAAGCGCCTGCCGGGCGTGGCCGACGTCACGATCTTCGGCGCGCGCGACTACTCGATGCGGGTGTGGCTGCGGCCCGACCGGATGGCCTCGCTGGGGATCACGACCTCGGAGATCGCCGCCGCGATCCGCGCCCAGAACGCCCAGTACGCGGCCGGCAAGATCGGCGCCGAGCCGGCCGTGCCCGGCCAGAGCCTGGTCTACACGGTCACCGCGCGCGGGCGCCTGGTCGAGCCCGAGGAGTTCGGCGAGATCGTGGTCCGCGCCGGCGGCCCGCAGGGCATCCTCAGGCTGAAGGACGTCGCGCGGATCGAGCTCGGCGCCCAGAGCTACGACGCCTTCAACACGCTGGACGGCAAGCCGACGATCGGCACCGCGGTCTTCCTGCAGTCGGGCGCCAACGCGCTCGACGTGGCCGATGCGGTGCGCGCGCGGATGAACGAGCTGAAGGGCGCCTTCCCCGAGGGCCTGGACTACGTGATCCCGTTCGACACGACGCGCTACGTTTCGTCGTCGATCGACGAGGTCGTCAAGACGATCGTCGAGGCGGCCGTGCTGGTGGTCCTGGTCGTGTTCCTGTTCCTGCAGAGCTGGCGCGCGACGATCATCCCGATGGTGGCGGTGCCGGTGTCGCTGATCGGCACTTTCGCCGGCCTGTGGGTCTTCGGCTTCTCGATCAACACGCTGACGCTGTTCGCGATGGTGCTCGCGATCGGCATCGTCGTCGACGACGCGATCGTCGTGCTCGAGAACGTCGAGCGGCTGATGCGCGAGGAGAAGCTCGGCGCGCGCGACGCCGCGATCGAGGCGATGCGCGAGGTGTCCGGCGCGGTGGTCGCGATCGTGCTGGTGCTGTGCGCGGTGTTCGTGCCGGTCGCCTTCCTCGGCGGCATCGCAGGCCAGCTGTACCGCCAGTTCGCGGTCACCGTGGCGATCGCGGTGGTGCTGTCGGGCTTCGTCGCCCTGACGCTCACGCCGGTCATGTGCGCGCTGATGCTCAAGTCGGTCCACCACGAGTCCAGGCTGTTCAGGCCGTTCAACCGGGGCTTCGACGCGGTGACCCGGCTGTTCATGGCGGCGGTGCGTTTCGCCGCCGGCCACAAGGTGCTGTCGCTGCTGGCCTTCGGCGGCGTGCTCGCGCTGGCGGCCACGCTGTTCGTCCGCATCCCCGGCAGCTTCGTGCCTGCCGAGGACCAGGGCTACGTGATCGGCGCCATCGTGCTGCCCGACGGCGCGACGCTGGAGCGAACCGGCCGCTCCGGCGCCCAGATCCAGAAGATGTTCGAGGGGCACCCGGCGATCCAGAACATGTTCGTCGTGAACGGCTTCGACCTGATCGGCGGCGGAAACAAGAGCAACGCGGCCACGATCTTCGTGCCGCTGAAGGACTGGAAGGAGCGGACCCAGAGCGCGCCGCAGGTCGCCGGCGAGATCTTCATGAAGGGCATGGCGCTCACCGACGGCATGGCGCTCGCGTTCAACCCCCCCGCGATCCGGGGCCTGGGCACCGCCGGCGGCTTCGAGGTCTACGTGCAGGGCAGGGGAGACGCCGACCCGAAGCGGCTCGCCGAGGTGGTCCAGTTGTTCATGGCCGAGCTGCGCGCGAATCCGCAGCTGCAGGGCATCAACACCTTCTTCCGGCCCAGCGTGCCGCAGCTGCAGGTCGACGTCGACCGCGAGAAGGCGCTGTCGCTGGGCGTGTCGGTGCCGGAGGTGTTCGAGGCGCTGCAGGCCACGATGGGCACGCTGTACGTGAACGACTTCAACAAGTTCGGGCGCACCTACCGGGTGCAGCTGCAGGCCGACGCGCCGTTCCGGATGCAGCCCGACGACCTGGGCCGCGTCTGGGTGCGATCGGCGGCCAGCGGCGAGATGATCCCGCTCGATGCGCTGGTGGCGGTGCGCGGCATCGTCGGCCCCGAGCAGCTCGAGCGCTTCAACGGCTACGTGGCGGCCAAGGTGCTCGGCAGCGGCAAGCCCGGCGTGAGCTCGGGCGACGCGATTCGCGCGGTCGAGGAGGTCGCCGCGCGCACGCTGCCGGCCGGCTACTCGATCGCCTGGACCGGCCAGGCCTTCCAGGAGAAACGCACCGGCAGCGCGTCGGTGTTCGCCTTCGGCTTCGCGATCGTGATGGTCTACCTGATCCTCGCCGCGCTCTACGAGCGCTGGGGCCTGCCGGTCGCGGTGCTGCTGGCGGTGCCCTTCGCGATCGCCGGCGCGCTGGGGCTCGTCTTCCTGCGCGGGATGGAGAACGACATCTACTTCCAGATCGGCCTGGTCGTGCTGATCGGCCTGGCCGCGAAGAACGCGATCCTGATCGTGGAATTCGCGCAGCAGGCCTTCCTGGCCGGCAAGACGCCGCTGGAGTCGGCGTTGCAGGCGGCGCGGCTGCGCTTCCGCCCGATCGTGATGACCTCGCTGGCCTTCGTGCTCGGCGTGCTGCCGCTGGCGATCGCCTCCGGCGCCGGCGCCGCCGCCCGTCAGTCGATGGGCACCGGCGTGGTCGGCGGCATGCTGCTGGCGACCTTCGTCGCGCCGATCTTCGTGCCGCTCTTCTTCACCGTGACGGCGCGCAGGCGCCGCGGGCAGGGCTCTCCGGGCGGATCGAGCGCAGCGGGCGTGGCCGGGCCGCACGGCGATCAGGGAGAGCAGCAATGA
- the ppa gene encoding inorganic diphosphatase — MNLDRVDSGRDLPNDFNVIIEIPMAADPIKYEVDKETGALFVDRFMMTAMHYPCNYGYIPHTVADDGDPVDVLVITPFPVTTGAVVRCRPLGVLKMEDEAGGDAKLLAVPVDKILPIYKHWRKVTDIAPERLATIQHFFEHYKDLEPGKWVKVVGWGGPEEAAAEIMDGVRRFKSMKDKPHF, encoded by the coding sequence ATGAACCTCGACCGAGTCGACTCCGGACGCGACCTGCCGAACGACTTCAACGTCATCATCGAAATTCCGATGGCCGCCGACCCGATCAAGTACGAGGTCGACAAGGAGACCGGCGCGCTGTTCGTCGACCGCTTCATGATGACCGCCATGCACTACCCGTGCAATTACGGCTACATCCCGCACACGGTGGCCGACGACGGCGATCCGGTCGACGTGCTGGTGATCACGCCCTTCCCGGTGACCACCGGCGCGGTCGTGCGCTGCCGGCCGCTCGGCGTGCTGAAGATGGAGGACGAGGCCGGCGGCGACGCGAAGCTGCTGGCCGTGCCGGTCGACAAGATCCTGCCGATCTACAAGCACTGGCGGAAGGTCACCGACATCGCGCCGGAAAGGCTCGCGACCATCCAGCACTTCTTCGAGCACTACAAGGACCTGGAGCCCGGAAAGTGGGTCAAGGTGGTCGGCTGGGGCGGGCCGGAAGAGGCTGCCGCCGAGATCATGGACGGCGTCCGGCGCTTCAAGTCGATGAAGGACAAGCCGCACTTCTGA